The stretch of DNA TCCGCGTGGCCACATCGACGAGGTTGTCCAGCCCCATCAGGATCATCAGACTACTGAGATCCCCATAGTCCTGCACCAATCAGTCGTTTTCCCCGGCCAGACGCTGCAGATGCAGACGGTTGAGTTCAGATATCGCATCATGATGCAGACACTACTACTCCAGGAAGGCCACAGCTTTGGTATCATCTACTCCAGCAGGAAAGATAGTAGGATGGCTGATGTTGGATGCATGGTCCATATCGTTCAGTGCGATAAGCTCGTCAATGACCGCTTCTTCCTGACGTGCGTCGGCGGTGATCGGTTCCGTGTCCTGGAGGTCGTCAGAACAAAGCCCTATGTCATCGCAAGAGTCCAGGTACTAAAAGACAGAGACTCGCCTGATTCAAGTAACCTGGGGTGCCTGATGCAGCAGGTGGAAGGGCACTTGAAGGACCTGACAATGCTTTCAGACAAGCTCAGCTGGAAACTAATGGGAGACCAGGCTAGGCAGCTCAGCAGGATGCATTCTCCGGAGTCTTTCTCCTTAGTCGTTGCTCGGTTGTTTGTCGAAGATCGTTCAAAGCAGCAATGGTTGCTCGGATTAGATGATACAGCACAGCGGTTGGTGAGAGAAGAAATGTATCTTCAACAGAGGAGCAAGTACCTGTCAGCCGTAGCAGCGATTAGGGACGCATTTGGGCAACTGTCCTGCAATAAGAAGCAGTAGCAGACCTGGTGCATTGCAGCTGCCATTCTGGTAATAGGAGTATGTTCGTGCTAGTGTGCTACATTGTAGTTTAATACTTACTTTGCTTCTGTCGTAATGTgtatgtatatattgtatatcCTTGAATGTTTGTCTTTGTGGTGAAACTTCACAAATTTCTCGATGTACTCAGTTAATCACTCATGTATAAATACACCATTTCTAGTTTTTCAGAGATAATGATTAGTATATATACACCTACTGATCGAGAACGCATCAAACAAAACATCTGCACGCTTTTgtgttcctcttttttttttgacgGACAATGGCAGGTGCTCTGCCTTGTCATTTAGTAGGGGAAAAAACTGTACAGCTAGGCTGGAAAAACAGCCGGAGGGAGAGAAAGAAAAGGGCTAGGTCACTGTGAAGCAGCCTGGCCCAGAAAGAAAACACCTAAAACTCTCAAACTCCCatcctctcaaataggtgtgtccagcaagaaatcaagacttaaaacacaaaaaaacaagcaaagactcatatcatacaagacactccaagcaaaacacatagtatgtgacgagtaaaaatatagcttcaagtaaaatactgatggtcgttagaagaaagaggggatgccactcgggggcatccccaagcttatttgcttgctctcttttggataatagcttgggatgccagggcatccccaagattaggctcttcttactccttattccttcatctatcgtaagataacccaaaactagaaaacttcaatcacacaaaactcgacaaaagccttcgtgagatccgttagtataagaaaacaaatcactactataattcTGTAGTAAACCAATGCATATCtttttcttgcattatatctactgtattccaacttttctatggcaaaaactcatcaaagaagacCATAGAgcaatcaaaacaagcacacaacacaatgaaaacagaatttgtcaaaaatagaatagtttgtagcaatctggatgtttcgaatacttctgtaactccaaaaactctgaaacaTTAGGAAGACCtgcgaaatttgtatattaatctacttcaaaaggaattggtattttagcgctctctggttaaaaatgaaaattatttttgccaccacaaaagtttccgttttttcagcaagatcaaacaactatcacccaagaagatcctaaaggctttacttggcacaaacactaattaaaacacaaaaaacacaatcataacagtaggataattgtgctaacactcaagaacggaaagcaaaaatcaaaaataaattttattcattgggttgcctcccatcaagcgctatagttttactcccttagctaggcataaagcaaggatctaagttttgtcatctttgtttcgagatccataagatgccctcatgattgattcatatggtggcctaattcatgttctagggaagtgtttcatACCCTTCctgaaaggaaattggaacttaatattgccttctttcatatcaatcacggcactgaTAGTGcgtaaaacggtctaccaagaataattggacaagacggattgcagtcAATATCAataacaataaaatatatgggcatagaattcctattttcaataataagaacatcattaattcttcccatagggttTTTAATAGTAAAATCCGCCAAGTGCAAGTTCATAGAACATGATTCAATATTGTAAGACCaaccacatcacataaagatttcagaattgtagaaacactagcacccaagtcacacaaagcaaagcactcataatttttaatcgtgACTTTTATAGTaggtttgtcaggaccccgatcctaagtcacaccgatctagcatgtaacacatcatatcactttgcggcctcacgcacggtatttccacgggtgccaccttacctggcccgggaccgtttgcgccttttggctcacgtatatgatagtgtcgctagcatccatatgacaaagaacccgggccgacatggctagtcgtgaacccaaagcggcactaacccatggggacaggcatacatgaatcaacgtcgagcatgtcggtcaacagcgtgtgaatctaggctgtagcactgggctaacaggactccggtaacctgggctgtagcaggctaggcaggactccggatgtcaccgcgtgacatttccccgaagggacagacacaggaacgaagtgaaacacatgccgaccagtcaagtgtactgagcagtagtgctgggctagcaggactccagtgaaccgggctgtagcggactactatggctcatggaagcactagactacatttctccataagagaggctgccaaggataaacaactagattgtcggatcccacacataccaagcatttcaatcatacacacaatatgctcgatatgtgtaaatacaacatggcatcacaacaagactctatgactcaagtatttattcattaggctccgaggagcgagaattacaaacatgggtctcatgacccaacagtcatagcatacaatgcaaagcacatgcggaagcataacatgtctgagtacagacatctacaaatgaaaaaggctaagaagcctgactatctactagatcctgacgagggcacaagatcgtagctgaggtatcaagctaaacgtcgaagtccacgcggaactactagcgagactgagatctctctgcaaaacataaattaagcaaacgtgagtacaaagatactcagcaagacttacatcagaactagctacatatgcatcggtatcaacaaggggggggtgatggagtttaactgcagcaagccagctttgactcagtggctaacctgaactacgactgcaagcaactcttttgaggtggcgcacatgagtccacaaattcaccataccaatacaccactatggatccgttcccgtctccttgcgagaacgccatccatagcactcacacttatcttgcacattttaaagtatccactttcgcttgtctatgaactatgcaaggggtccaagtttccatatccgaggaatccggctattcgaatagataatgataaccctgcaggggtgtacttcttcacacacgctcttgccacttatagccctgtacacgtcatgtacctcggcaaccttcaagcggaagccgggcgagggagtcggccacgacctgactaagcaacaagtctctagtccaggtttatcacctattcgggttccatccccaaggagatctggccggggtgtcgctcacggccccaaacgatgtgagcagggttcccacgcccaccatccgggtgccacttggtacaccgtgccactgtgcctagtctgtcccaagcccacctgtaccggtgccacttggtagactactaacactacctacatacaccagaaactagttgcaactcctggacagagatcgagttgattaataagtcgagagagcttggagagcccggagcccaatgtgtggtagtaactgtttatggatcataaacacagaactcagttcctgaggacggctgcaatgagacaacccaccatgtactcctacatggcctctcaccgctacctttaccaaatcgtgttcacacacttagctcacacacagtaagacatgttcaccacgttccaattcattcccgatgaatcagacctgactcaactctaagcaatagcaagcatgacaaacaagcatgaatgagttggcacatcagggctcaaacaattcctaatcatgctagtgggtttcatctatttactgtggcaatgacaggtcatgcaggggaaaggggttcaactaccgcagcatgtcacagttgaatcgttgttgtcctaatgcaataaaagagagcaggagcgagagagagggattgtatcggaatgaacaagggggttttgcttgcctggcacttctgaagatattataactcttcatcggtgttattgaactcatcgtcggaagcacgtctatcgagaggggacaatcaccgacaacagagaggaaacacaatcaatgcgatgccacaatatgatgcatgatcaagaCATgggaatatgctgtgatttgagctaatgcatctagctatgatttaaatgaagttggtttgagtacaagattcaaattccaaccccacatatgattatttaaatgccctttatttgtgttgtcccaaacagaggacaaacattgttcaaacatgcatgaaaatggtacagatggattccttgaatttttctgataatttttcatatataacttatttcatttggagttacggttgaatttctatgatttttaagaAATTTtgtgcattttctggaatttcctaatttattttaaatccagaaatccattactgcgtcagcatgacaatagcattgcgtcagcaggtcaactgggttaacccaagtcaaacctgacgcgtgggacccaACAGTCAGTGTCTTAGGGCTGGTtagggtcacagacatgtgggacCAGTCAACGGCCGCGTtagcaaagtcaatgctgacgtgtgggtcccagtggGTTATGAACTAAACTAAACAAAaaattaaattaaactaaacagGCACGGGGCCCACGTTCATTGACCCTGCGGGTTAATTAACGgggctgttagctgctaatgaCGGGACACGTCATATCATCGGAGTTCAACGCCGGCGAACACACAGACGCGGCGGCGCTGATCgggacggcggctccggcgaccaaatcgatggCTGAGCCCACCTACGAGGAGCTGtggctcgtgcgcatccaacttTGGCAGGGGGAGGTTGCGAGGTGTCCGGAGTtgggcacggcgtcgacctcggcggcggccggagttcaggcTCGACCGATGCAATGCTACGGTGTACGAGACAATGAGGTGAGCagtgctatggcctcctgggagcACGCTGAGCACAACTACATGCTCGGTTTGGTCATTCGAGGTTGCTAGCTGCGGCAATGGCGAACTcgttggcggcgagctctcggGCTCAACAGAGGCCGCGGTTAGAGGATGAAATCGGCAACGGAGAGAGAGGGGTTCGGTGCGGAGGCTCACAgagagtccaacgagcgcgaggtCAGGGTCGGGgacgcccggtagctcccgaatcgacggcgaggatccATGGTGGCCGGCGAAGGAAACAATGATGCTGGCGACATTGTGGTGCGTCCGTCGTtccatggctcggtggagaggaagaggaggatgaCCCGGAGCTCTTGGATACACCGGATGGGCGAGGGAGGGTCAGTGGCCGTGGCGAACGGTGTCGGTGCGGCCATGGCGGCCTCGGCCATGAggtggggagcgagggagagagagggggaaagtgagaagaggaagagggagaaaaTCCAGGGCGCCTAGGCGTTTCCACAACGAACGGCGAGGACGCAGGAGGCGTGgatagcgcgaagcaggaggtggccgctcggCGCGTGCGCTTGCTGtcctgcctctgcctactggcagaggtaggagaCGACTGGCAGTTGCTAGTGGGCTGGGCTAGCTGGAGGACCTGGGCcaagccaggtgagcgccaggtaaaacTCTAtgcttttctttctgtttttttgtttttctattcttgttattttgttttgatttagttcaaagaccaaaccattttcaaaattcatgaaaataattgtgtgaactaaatggaTTTCTCGAAAGCCACACAACAATTTttagaattattgaacatatatttgttatataataaatatagatccaattcaaatagttattgaattaatttcaaattcccaaaataaatatttccgaactccaaaaatattggtttgaattttacctcttgccaatattttttacagaataacaggaacatttccttggactcatttgaaaagatttttaatgttgattatttctgaagtgatttctgagggtttcaactaacctcaattcaactttcagaatttagacatgatgcatggatgctctcatatgcaactattgcaaacaattctagggctgtgacaactcacccccactaaacaaggatctcgtcccgagattcaagacatgacgtaagaagacagagggaacaccaataAAGAATCTTCACGATCcgattgcccttctcgaagatgttgattcattgcatcatgtcgatcttgacatcctcgcttttgagatcttcatccacgcgatgacgacggaaagaaactcaactaggattgatcttctcgaagatcgagctaaaCAATATCACCTCGCGGagtgagatataaaacatctcttgAGCGGAGACACGAAACACACATCAGGGGTGATGGAAAGAAGCGGATGATAAAGGTTCAAATtttgtaggcaacaattccacgctggagtaggatggtgcatggtttcaaagtagcgaggaagtaatttccatgattccataacgggacaccttagggaaaggtgtctcgtagagcatttcccttaagtggcaaaaagaattacttttgatccagagatctataaaattctctataccagcctagggaaATCTCAAGAAATCGTTTGGTGGAGTAAGTAGGGATGGCATACCGAgagtagaatggatgatgtggactaccttgttgaagacaacgcaatggatgatttttgcttatcaccggaaatggaagggaaccatggtaagtccacttttgaagatgatcctgaacaacaactactaaggtgcaagctggaaacaaaatgcaaatgttgggaatgattctggtaactggggaagaactcaaccGTCGAGAGtgtgtccactgtttgaaaaggttataacataaccgaggaaactggaagcaaatcccagttaacgccaacggtaaaacctggtgcttgcgcgtgctctcaagaacttgagcgtctccatattcatcaaggttttaccaatatccatatCAAGGATCCTGGCACCAaatcttactaccatgatgaatagtgatggagaatacggatacaaaggaagataacaccttctcagacttccccttagcgaggctaaggaaacgaaatctggatgatcgaccgagagacatttagcactccgcttctaatgttctccttgatgttctagctAGACTCAAAATCATTCGGTATCTGGAACATCAAATAAAGGTCTGACTTCGGAGGCACAAACATCCATAGGGATCAACTTTTAATATGGATCATatgaaatcctcatggagaagattgtCAAATTGCTTAATCAAGAAGCTACAacaatagatcttccggctaggtgtgtcggccaacatcaaccttgtcgggacctacatcatagatcatgGAATAgtaccaaccatcatatctgcctgagattcagatctggtcggTAACATAacatttcagacaacatgtctggaaaagaaaggttgcaacacaaatcgacgagatgacgttgcgagattctcgtggagtgaactacgatagcaagctccaaaacatgagctggttctgctacatacatgtgaacacgttgtccaagacaagcatgaccatgtagaagtcttataataaaacactatcgagttcaggttggaatccatcatcaaggatttcgaagtctttacgcgtgctagacttcttttccttgagaaaatcaatcagtggcttggggtgctaggaattcatatggagtggaggtaattaatctaccaaaccatagtatactttgcacatgcatgactgacttgggacgattccaaaggaagcaaaactaactttgtcaaattcacggcggcaacttgcatcgaatgcacatgagtgagaggaagtcacttctttcatccaaacatatacttcatgaacggggcatgaagaaaatgcttacacaagtttccaacactagctggatgttcaacatgaatcatggaggagacaagatgctgctgatgggctcaacagcaactcattggaatttccatatcactggacttccaccattatgtgacatggtgatagtattggtcagaccaaaagatatagtggtgtatgctcgagggatcaaccacgagtaagacaacattacgaacatcgttggttctgatttgacttgacaatgGCCCATACTTAAGTCAAAGTTTGTACAAAACAATAGCTCCACCAATTGGTCACggagatcaatcaatgaagatatcatctttcttcaacacacatatacAAAGAGATATCCCTTTGGAAAGAACTAAGTCGGACATagcctttatcttccaactctccaagttgttgtttagcttgaccaactagctcacggtatccaacacagattcttggagaaagggtggttcacaaggaaccaacttgatcacgagctcaacataacagtcaggggacaacctggtaatacttctgagaagatattcggaaaatcacgaaccaccgatatgtctctaGGCTTGAGATCAATCTTGCCTTTtacagcaagacgatatgatcaaataagcaagggattgaataatcctcactcattgatcgaagagtgcaccagaaataaggactaggtagcacaatctatcttagaatggtgattcaataaccaacacgctaagagtgatattaatgtccattaactaccaagcaacggagttgctaggaataTTGCTTTCACACACCACGGTTCACTTAtcggcattccggttataataacacgaaactgaggaatgaacaatgatggcaagaagtattactgcgtcaagaattcataagaggtggtgcgatTCTCACGACAGACCTGACATAAAAGGGGTAATACTCCAggatagaacagagcaaaagctggacggCATTTGATCTGCAAAACACAACTACTTtgccccaatcctggatatggatgaggtactggagtttgtttctcctagtcattctgaaatagtatgacttgacgaaccacaagagtactaggcatcgatgaacacgaatgcacacgtacccctgactatcaattgatagatgatggtcggaatacaaatgaagagggacaactaaAGGGGACATataatttttctgagttgtggatgcatagattagtatgtcgaaccaggttcaacaggttccttccggataacccatgcagagagttaGGACTGGCATATTCACAATGcaaaatggagaactcatcaagagcactcatattgtgatgttttggttcaacaaggaacttctgccataagtagttcatggtattggaagaaggatttaccacggacctcgaggactatcgcaaaggttaccaaTATCCCTAGgatacgagcaacactatcaacacgaggtaagtagagtgaatctcgggtcaagaacccaggagtagaatacctactactaaatggcatcacgggatgctttcgagaatggtggccagaatcatcacaccaaaacacaaaacatggctagattactaggtgactccctaaacacctagtgtcataataatagctccagcatatatgtcgaggcaatagagtacctcaactgatAGGTAGTATGATTAAtttggcccaaatggacatcaggaacaggaggaaggggtttgcaaatgcatcagactacttagaaacctgggacgactcagacagcataacgactgtaaatgctcaaaagatttgaaatatcctgcaaaatggtggcataaccacccaacaacacaatatcaaggttctgagatcaactgtcaacatacggaagtaataggaacggaactgaggcttaaatccatcaatcctataagtctctatcatagtaactcgtcatcctgatagatagatgagaaggcctagttcttaatccccgtagaagagaagaggttgactcagatcagaaggccatgaggtataagaagtaaaaagagccttacattcccatccacaatcaattcccttatataactagagcatttctagacacgacttcgaccagtttggcttggtaatcctacaggcagccaggctctgataccaaagctgtcaggaccccgatcctaagtcacactgatctagcatgtaacacat from Triticum dicoccoides isolate Atlit2015 ecotype Zavitan chromosome 6A, WEW_v2.0, whole genome shotgun sequence encodes:
- the LOC119314656 gene encoding lon protease-like; translated protein: MAFKTLQAPPSLARPDSCSFSPSNSKSYCYQPKPHSRPQARIATKNRLQSSPVLKCRANPRGHIDEVVQPHQDHQTTEIPIVLHQSVVFPGQTLQMQTVEFRYRIMMQTLLLQEGHSFGIIYSSRKDSRMADVGCMVHIVQCDKLVNDRFFLTCVGGDRFRVLEVVRTKPYVIARVQVLKDRDSPDSSNLGCLMQQVEGHLKDLTMLSDKLSWKLMGDQARQLSRMHSPESFSLVVARLFVEDRSKQQWLLGLDDTAQRLVREEMYLQQRSKYLSAVAAIRDAFGQLSCNKKQ